The nucleotide sequence GCACCTGCCGGTGCCCGGGGCGCTGGACCTTTGCTTCATCGCCGGCGTGCCGCTGGACGCGGTCATCGCGCGGCTGCGCGAATACCGGGTGCCCATCGAACAAGGTCCGGTCATGCGCACCGGCGCCACGTCCCGCATCCGTTCGGTCTACGTGCGCGATCCCGACCTGAACCTGATTGAAATCTCGGAGCTCGCGGCATGACGGAGCCTGGCTTGGAAGACCTTGCCGACGAGCGTGCCGACGCCGTCGATACCCCCGCCGGACAACCGCTGATCGAGGACATCCGCCTGTTGGGCAGGCTGCTGGGAGACGTCATCCGCGAACAGGAGGGCGACCAGGCCTATGGGCTGGTCGAACAGGTGCGCCAGCTGGCCGTGGCGTTCCGCCGCGACGACGACACCCGCGCCGACCAGGCGCTCAAAAGCCTGCTGCAGTCGCAGTCCGGCCTGATGCTGGTCTGCGTGGTGCGCGCCTTTACCTACTTCAGCCTGCTGGCCAACCTGGCGGAGGACCGGCATTACATCCGGCGACGCCTGGCCCGCGAGCGTGCGGGCGACGTGCAGGAAGGCAGCATCGAAGCCATGATGGCGCGCCTGCGCGGCGCCGGCATCGCGGCCGAACGCATCGCCGACACCCTGCGGGATGCCCACGTATCGCCGGTCCTGACCGCGCACCCCACGGAGGTCCAGCGCAAAAGCATCCTGGACGCGCAGCGCGCCATCGCCCAGTTGCTGGCCGAGCGCGACGATATCCGGGCCCGCGGCACGGGCGGGACGGGCGATGCGGTGCAGGCCCGAGAACTGGACGCGAACAGCGCCCAGCTGCGCGGCCGCATCATCCAGCTCTGGACAACGCGGCTGCTGCGCATGTCGCGCCTGACCGTGGCCGACGAAATCGAGAACGCGCTCAGCTACTACCAGACCACCTTCCTGCGCGAAATCCCGCGCCTGTATGCCAGCCTGGAGCGCGAACTGCCGGGCCTGCCCGTGGCCGGCTTCCTGCGCATGGGGCAGTGGATAGGCGGCGACCGCGACGGCAATCCCAATGTGTCCGCCGACACCCTGGCCCATGCGCTGAAGCGCCAGTCGGAAATCGCCCTGCGCCACTATCTGGCGGAAGTGCACCAGCTGGGTGGCGAGCTGTCCATGTCCGACTATCTGGTCGATGTATCGCCCGGGCTGAAGGCCCTGGCCGACCGCTCGCCGGACCACAGCGCGCATCGGCGCGACGAACCCTATCGCAGGGCGCTGTCGGGCGTGTACGCGCGGCTGGCGTCCACGCTGCAGGCGCTGTCCGGCGCGGAGGCCGCGCCGCATCCCGTCGCGCCGCAGCCGCCGTACGCGCGCGCCGAGGACTTCCTGGAAGACCTGGCGATCGTGGAGCGCTCGCTCGCCAGCCATCACGCCGAGGCGCTCGGGGCGCAGCGGCTGCGCCCGCTGATGCGCGCCGCCGGCGTATTCGGCTTCCACCTGGCCACGGTGGACCTGCGCCAGAGCTCCGACAAGCACGAGGCCGTGGTGGCCGAACTGCTGGCCGCGGCGCGCGTCCACGCCGACTACGGCGGCCTGGACGAGCAGGCGCGCATCGCGCTGCTGCTCGCCCAGCTGGACGATCCCCGGTCCCTGCGCGTCCCGGGCGTCGAGTATTCCGAGCTGGCGCGCGGCGAACTGGCCATCTTCGAAACCGCGCGGCAGATGCGCCAGCGCTATGGCGGCCAGGCCATACGGCACTACATCATCAGCCACACCGAGACGGTCAGCGACCTGCTCGAAGTCCTGCTGCTGCAGAAAGAGGCCGGACTGCTGCGCGGGTTGCTGCGCGAGGACGCGCGGGCGGAGCTCATCGTGGTGCCGCTGTTCGAGACCATCGAGGACCTGCGCAACGCCACCGACATCATGCGCGGCTTCTATGCCCTGCCGGGCGTGTTCGAGCTGGTGTGCCGCAGCGGCGCCGAGCAGGACATCATGCTGGGCTATTCGGACAGCAACAAGGACGGCGGCATCTTCACCAGCAACTGGGAGCTGTATCGCGCCGAAATCGCGCTGGCGGCCTTGTTCGACGAGTTGGCCGCGCGCGCGCCCATCAAGCTGCGCATGTTCCACGGCCGCGGCGGTACGGTGGGGCGCGGCGGCGGACCGGCCTACCAGGCCATCCTGGCCCAGCCGCCCGGCACGGTACGCGGCCAACTGCGCCTGACCGAACAGGGCGAGGTGATCGCCTCCAAGTACACCAACCCGGATATCGGCCGCCGCAACCTGGAAACGCTGGTGGCGGCCACGCTGGAGTCGACCTTGCTGCGCACCCAGCAGCAGGCGCCGGACGCCTTCCTGGATGCGGCCGCCGCGCTATCCGCGGCCAGCATGCGGGCGTATCGCGCGCTGGTCTACGAAACGCCGGGTTTCCGCGAGTACTTCTTCGGTTCCACTCCCATCCGCGAAATCGCCGAGCTCAACATCGGCTCGCGCCCGGCCTCGCGCAGCGGCGGGCAGCGCATCGAGGACCTGCGCGCCATTCCCTGGGGTTTCAGCTGGGGCCAATGCCGCCTGACCTTGCCCGGGTGGTATGGATTCGGCTCGGCGGTGCAGGCCTACGCGGGCGGCGCGGACGGCGCCTGGGAGCTGCTGCGCGATATGTACCGGCAATGGCCTTTCTTCCGCACGCTGCTGTCGAACCTGGACATGGTGCTGGCCAAATCCGACCTGGCGCTGGCGGCGCGCTACGCCGAGCTGGTGGACGACGCGGCCCTGCGCGACCGGGTGTTCCCGGCGATCGAAGCCGAATGGCACCGCACCGCGCAGGCCTTGTCGCGCATTACCGGCGCCGCGCAGCGGCTGGCCGGCAATCCGGTGCTGGCCCGTTCCATCAGCCACCGCTTTCCCTACCTGGATCCGCTGCATCACGTGCAGGTCGAACTCATGCAGCGCTACCGCGAAGGACGCGGCGATGCCGTCGTCAAGACGGGTATCCACATCTCCATCAACGGGATTGCGGCGGGGCTGCGCAATAGCGGCTGAAACCGGCCGACGCGCCGTACGCCATGTCGGCCTGCACGCGCTTGACGCAGGCCGACAGATGGCGGCTCAGCATGGCCCGGCGCGAGGCGTCCATGCGCGGAGAGATGGTGGTGATGAACACCGCGGCGGCCGGCATCCCGCCGGGCTGCTTGATGTCCATGCCGATGGCGCTGACGCCCGCCGCGGCCACGCCGTCGTCCAGCGCATAACCGCTGTCGCGCGTGCGCCGGATGGACGCGCGCAGCGACGCCGCGCTGAAATTCGGATACCGCGTCAGCTTGTGCTCGATGGCTTGCAGCGCGATATCGATTTCCTCGTCGCTCATGGCGGCCAGGATGGCCAGGCCACCCACGCCGACCCCCAGGGGATGACGGTCGCCCACGCCGGAGGTCAGCGTCTGGATAGGGAAATTGCCGGCGATGCGGTCCAGGCAGACGGTCTCGTAGCCGCTGCGCGCCACCAGGAAGGCCATGTCGCCCGTCTGCTCGGCCAGGCGGCGCAGATGGGGATGGCAGGTTTCCCGCAGATTGTTTTCCGGCAGGGCGCACAGGCCCAGTTCGTAGATCAGGGGGCCCAGGCGGTAGCCGCGCTGTCCCGGTATGCGCACCAGCATGCGTTCGCTGACCAGGCGTTGCAGCAGCCGGTGCGCGGTGGATTTTTCCATGTCGGCGCGCCGCGCCAGGTCGATCAGGCGCAAGTGCTGCGACGGGCTGCTGGCCACCAGCCTTAGCAGGTCGATGGCGCGGCCCACGGTACTGGCCGGCGATGCTCGGTTTTGCATGGTTCATCGGAGCCGCGCGTGGCGGTCATCAGGGACGTCACACAAATCTTCCAGATACTGGGAAGCCGCGACGCCGGCATGTCGCGGCGCGAGGCGCGCGCACGATGCGTTTCAGGCACGGGCTTTTTTCCAAAATATCACGCGCCACCATCGGCACAAACAGTTTTTTCCGTCTTCGCGGCGCAGCAAACGTCGCGGCGCGACGCGGCGCGCGATGACGGTGCGGTCCCGGCCCGAAGGCGCGGTCTTGGTGCCGCAACGTGCACCACGCCGGTGAGCGCGTCGGCGCGGCGAAGCACGGCAATGCGGGGTCGCGCCGCTGCTCGCGCCACGCTCGCGCCACGCGGTTTTACTAAATGGGAAAAACCGCCCGAAATGTTGACGCGGTGCTTGCCCGGTTCCAATATCCCCTGACATCGCGCACGGTTCACGCATGCGCCGGCGCGGTGGCGATGCCGGGCTGGGGTACACGTTGCCGCATGCCGGGTTCAAGGGGAAAGAGCGGACGCGTGGCGCGCGGACCGCCTTGCAAAGAGGCTCGTCGCATGGACAAGATCTTCTATCGCGCCGCCAGGGTGTTCCTGTGCCTGGCGTTCGCCGCTTCCGCCGCCATGGCCCGCGCGGCCGGCTATCCCGACCATCCCATCCGCATCATCGTTCCGTATCCGCCCGGGGACCTGGCCGACGTCATCGCGCGCCTGCTCGGCAATGACATGTCGCGCGAACTGGGGCAGTCCATCGTCGTGGAGAACCATCCGGGCGCGTCCGGGCTGATCGGCCTGCAGGCCGCCGCGCGCGCCGAGCCGGACGGCTATACCCTGGTCATGGGGCAGATGGGCGCCGTCGTGGTGGCGCCCCTGACGAACGATTGGCCTATCGACGTGCGCAAGGCGCTGCAGCCCGTGGCCCTGGCGTACACGAACTACATGATGCTGGTCGCCAGGCCGGACTTTCCGGCCAGGACGCTGCCGGA is from Bordetella bronchialis and encodes:
- a CDS encoding IclR family transcriptional regulator, encoding MQNRASPASTVGRAIDLLRLVASSPSQHLRLIDLARRADMEKSTAHRLLQRLVSERMLVRIPGQRGYRLGPLIYELGLCALPENNLRETCHPHLRRLAEQTGDMAFLVARSGYETVCLDRIAGNFPIQTLTSGVGDRHPLGVGVGGLAILAAMSDEEIDIALQAIEHKLTRYPNFSAASLRASIRRTRDSGYALDDGVAAAGVSAIGMDIKQPGGMPAAAVFITTISPRMDASRRAMLSRHLSACVKRVQADMAYGASAGFSRYCAAPPQSR
- a CDS encoding VOC family protein; the encoded protein is MIDHLDHLVLTTADEAACARFYVDILGMRLETFGEGRKAFVFGGQKINLHIKGREFEPKAHLPVPGALDLCFIAGVPLDAVIARLREYRVPIEQGPVMRTGATSRIRSVYVRDPDLNLIEISELAA
- the ppc gene encoding phosphoenolpyruvate carboxylase — its product is MTEPGLEDLADERADAVDTPAGQPLIEDIRLLGRLLGDVIREQEGDQAYGLVEQVRQLAVAFRRDDDTRADQALKSLLQSQSGLMLVCVVRAFTYFSLLANLAEDRHYIRRRLARERAGDVQEGSIEAMMARLRGAGIAAERIADTLRDAHVSPVLTAHPTEVQRKSILDAQRAIAQLLAERDDIRARGTGGTGDAVQARELDANSAQLRGRIIQLWTTRLLRMSRLTVADEIENALSYYQTTFLREIPRLYASLERELPGLPVAGFLRMGQWIGGDRDGNPNVSADTLAHALKRQSEIALRHYLAEVHQLGGELSMSDYLVDVSPGLKALADRSPDHSAHRRDEPYRRALSGVYARLASTLQALSGAEAAPHPVAPQPPYARAEDFLEDLAIVERSLASHHAEALGAQRLRPLMRAAGVFGFHLATVDLRQSSDKHEAVVAELLAAARVHADYGGLDEQARIALLLAQLDDPRSLRVPGVEYSELARGELAIFETARQMRQRYGGQAIRHYIISHTETVSDLLEVLLLQKEAGLLRGLLREDARAELIVVPLFETIEDLRNATDIMRGFYALPGVFELVCRSGAEQDIMLGYSDSNKDGGIFTSNWELYRAEIALAALFDELAARAPIKLRMFHGRGGTVGRGGGPAYQAILAQPPGTVRGQLRLTEQGEVIASKYTNPDIGRRNLETLVAATLESTLLRTQQQAPDAFLDAAAALSAASMRAYRALVYETPGFREYFFGSTPIREIAELNIGSRPASRSGGQRIEDLRAIPWGFSWGQCRLTLPGWYGFGSAVQAYAGGADGAWELLRDMYRQWPFFRTLLSNLDMVLAKSDLALAARYAELVDDAALRDRVFPAIEAEWHRTAQALSRITGAAQRLAGNPVLARSISHRFPYLDPLHHVQVELMQRYREGRGDAVVKTGIHISINGIAAGLRNSG